The genomic window GCCGGGGATCGAACGCGTCCCGCAGCCCGTCGCCCACAAGATTGAACGCCATCACCGCGAGAAACACGCAGAGGCCGGGGAAGAACGACACCCACCAGGCCACGCCCAGATACTCCCGGCCGTCGGCGATGATGTTGCCCCAACTCGGCTGCGGCGGCTGCACCCCGAGCCCCAGGAAGCTCAGGCCGGCCTCCGTCAGGATCGCCAGCCCGACCCGCAGCGTCGCCGAGATCACGATCACCGGCACGACGTTCGGCAAGAGGTGCCGCACGATGATGCGGGTGTTGGACGCGCCGGTCGCGCGGACGGCCGTGACGAAGTCCCGCGCGCGCAGCGCGAGTACCTCCACCCGCACGAGCCGCGCCGCGGGCGGC from bacterium includes these protein-coding regions:
- a CDS encoding ABC transporter permease — encoded protein: GVLSMLVSIVAGVLVGTIAGFFGGYVDGVLMRVTDVVLAIPVFFLTVAFLALFGPSVGRLIWIIGLTAWPPAARLVRVEVLALRARDFVTAVRATGASNTRIIVRHLLPNVVPVIVISATLRVGLAILTEAGLSFLGLGVQPPQPSWGNIIADGREYLGVAWWVSFFPGLCVFLAVMAFNLVGDGLRDAFDPRLQI